One genomic segment of Campylobacter sp. includes these proteins:
- a CDS encoding DUF2130 domain-containing protein, translated as MANVKCPHCGFQIDIDEALQRDIKAKFEDEILQQKRKWQQQQNEATLKFEAEIAAKREEYAKHLAQLQAKENAFEQRVKAATDSALNSEREKILALAKSQIESENAAKFEILQKELQEKSQRISELNLIKAEMEAQKRKFSELEAENKAKSEIELTNRVNQERERLSKQISQENELKFRQKDEQIQSLIGQINELKRRSEVGSQQLQGEVQELALQEYLRLNFPLDEIDEVKKGARGADCVQMVHTREFAGCGKILYESKRTKSFEPKWIDKLKDDMIGEGAQIGVIVTEQMPPHSPRLHQAPSDPSIWICSFEEFKGLCAVLREHVVALAFAKRSGQNQDSKTAMLYDYLTSPEFANQIKTIVSAFVSMQESLNKERNAMERIWKQREKQIARARDGAIAMHASIRSIAGSGVAQLEDVDEILSLEAIATEGEADALQDQDGDETP; from the coding sequence ATGGCTAACGTAAAGTGCCCGCACTGCGGCTTTCAGATCGATATAGACGAGGCGCTGCAGCGCGATATCAAGGCTAAATTTGAAGATGAAATTTTGCAGCAGAAGCGAAAGTGGCAGCAGCAGCAAAACGAAGCCACGCTTAAATTTGAAGCCGAGATCGCCGCTAAGCGCGAGGAGTACGCGAAGCATCTGGCGCAGCTGCAAGCGAAGGAAAACGCCTTCGAGCAGCGCGTAAAAGCGGCGACCGATTCTGCGCTAAACAGCGAGCGGGAGAAAATTTTAGCGCTCGCAAAATCTCAGATCGAGAGCGAAAACGCGGCGAAATTTGAAATTTTACAAAAGGAACTGCAAGAAAAATCACAAAGAATTTCCGAGCTAAATTTAATAAAGGCTGAAATGGAGGCGCAAAAGCGTAAATTTAGCGAGCTTGAGGCCGAGAATAAAGCCAAATCCGAGATCGAGCTAACCAACCGCGTAAACCAAGAGCGTGAGCGGCTTTCGAAGCAAATTTCGCAGGAAAACGAGCTGAAATTCCGCCAAAAAGATGAGCAGATCCAAAGCCTAATCGGCCAAATAAACGAGCTTAAGCGTCGCTCGGAAGTGGGCTCGCAGCAGCTTCAGGGCGAGGTGCAGGAGCTTGCGCTGCAGGAGTATCTGCGGCTAAACTTTCCTTTGGACGAGATAGATGAGGTCAAAAAGGGCGCGCGCGGCGCAGACTGCGTGCAGATGGTGCATACGAGGGAGTTTGCGGGCTGCGGTAAAATTTTATATGAGAGCAAGCGCACGAAAAGCTTCGAGCCCAAATGGATCGACAAACTCAAAGATGATATGATAGGCGAGGGCGCGCAGATCGGCGTTATCGTCACCGAGCAGATGCCGCCTCACAGCCCTAGGCTGCACCAGGCGCCGAGCGATCCTAGCATCTGGATCTGCTCGTTTGAGGAATTTAAGGGGCTTTGCGCCGTTTTGCGCGAACACGTCGTGGCGCTTGCGTTTGCCAAAAGATCGGGGCAAAATCAAGATAGCAAAACGGCGATGCTCTACGACTATCTGACCTCGCCCGAGTTTGCCAACCAGATAAAGACGATCGTCTCGGCATTCGTCAGCATGCAAGAGAGCCTAAATAAGGAGCGCAACGCGATGGAGCGCATCTGGAAACAGCGCGAAAAACAGATAGCGCGTGCGCGAGATGGAGCGATCGCGATGCACGCAAGCATCAGAAGCATCGCAGGAAGCGGCGTAGCCCAGCTGGAGGATGTCGATGAAATTTTAAGCCTCGAGGCGATTGCGACGGAGGGCGAAGCGGACGCGCTTCAAGACCAAGACGGCGACGAGACGCCATAG